Proteins encoded together in one Halomicrobium urmianum window:
- a CDS encoding PAS domain S-box protein, translating to MTSSSLSDSLQETLALFDPLGAPQTTLEVAEKLDIGRRSTYERLERLVDHGELETKKAGTNGRVWWRPRPSPTEQTATAHDWPGLAEPLVNDVLNDAAVGVFVLNEDSEVAWINDTLERYFGFDREQVLGQDKRKLVRDQIAPLVDDRESFVETVLATYDNNTYAERFECRVTAGEGRDARWLEHRSKPIESGQYAGGRIELYYDITERKRSEDARHETEEQFQSLVDAVEEDAIFRLDAEGHVVSWNEGAKEIKGYDAEEILGEHVSMFYTEEDRAAGVPERNLERATEVGSIKDEGWRVRKDGTRFWAAVTITAVQDEDGTPRGYLKITRDMTDRHEREQELENELQRVFDRISDGFYAVDEEFRFTIVNERAEELLQRSEADLLGETVWDVFPDARDSQGFDEFSRALATGVSRTYEENFSGTWFEVTVYPSASGLSVYFQDVTERKERERELERYEQTIETVWDGVVTLDADDRFVMVNDAFCEMAGYDREELLGDPVTLVHDVAISERAEELNEDILAGEQEYATIEFDLETADGEIIPVEGRFGPYELEDGSIGRTGVVRDISERKERERELANYETIVETSPVGITIVDSDGEMQFANGRAEEIFGRSITQINNLSFEDPAWDEVAENGEPISRDELPFPRIMESEEPLFDQISGVLRPDGERVWISVNGAPVYDDRGEITSVVFAIEDITEQKERDQALRESEARYRSLTNDVLDTSDVGTFILNSDFEVVWINEAIEEFFGLDREATVGQNKRALIEAEIADIFEEPERFANRVTATYEDNTYTEEFESHVLGEGSLEERWVNHWSQPIESGLYAGGRIEHYTDITERKERERALEESERRYRTLVENFPNGAVGLFDDDLRYTVIGGELLDATGVSPEDRIGNSVYDIYPDDIVEEIEPYFEAALEGEANSFEVEFRDRDLFAYTLPIRNDDGGVFAGMLVIQDVTERREYQRKLEESNERLEQFAYAVSHDLQEPLRMVTSYIKLIESRYGDKLDEDGEEFLEFAVDGAERMREMIEGLLEYSRIETRGDPFEPVDLDDILDNVREDLQMRIDESNAEITTDDLPRVDGDESQLRQVFQNLLSNAIEYNEDEPPQIDVSATRDDQRWIISVQDNGIGIDPGEQDRIFEVFQRLHTNEEHSGTGIGLALSRRVVERHGGEIWVDSEPDEGSTFSFTLPAVDT from the coding sequence GTGACCAGCAGCTCGCTGAGCGACAGTCTCCAAGAAACACTTGCACTCTTCGATCCGCTCGGCGCTCCACAAACGACGCTCGAGGTAGCAGAGAAGCTCGACATTGGTCGCCGAAGTACGTACGAGCGCCTCGAGAGACTCGTCGACCATGGCGAACTCGAGACCAAGAAAGCAGGTACGAACGGTCGCGTCTGGTGGCGGCCCCGGCCGTCGCCAACAGAGCAGACGGCCACCGCTCACGACTGGCCAGGCCTCGCCGAGCCCCTGGTCAATGACGTCCTCAATGATGCCGCTGTCGGGGTGTTTGTGCTCAACGAGGATTCCGAGGTGGCGTGGATCAACGACACGCTTGAACGGTACTTCGGGTTCGATCGCGAACAGGTCCTTGGGCAAGACAAGCGAAAACTCGTCCGGGATCAGATCGCTCCGCTCGTCGACGACCGAGAGTCGTTCGTCGAGACCGTGCTGGCCACCTACGACAATAACACGTACGCTGAACGATTTGAGTGTCGCGTAACTGCGGGCGAGGGTCGCGACGCGCGCTGGCTCGAGCACCGGAGCAAACCGATCGAATCGGGGCAGTACGCCGGCGGTCGCATCGAACTCTACTACGATATCACGGAACGAAAGCGATCGGAGGACGCCCGCCATGAAACCGAAGAGCAGTTTCAGTCGCTGGTCGACGCTGTCGAGGAGGACGCGATCTTCCGACTCGATGCAGAGGGTCACGTCGTTAGCTGGAACGAGGGTGCAAAGGAGATCAAGGGATACGACGCCGAGGAAATCCTCGGTGAACACGTCTCGATGTTCTACACTGAGGAGGACCGAGCAGCAGGCGTCCCCGAACGTAATCTCGAACGGGCTACCGAAGTGGGATCCATTAAAGACGAAGGCTGGCGTGTTCGAAAGGACGGAACACGATTCTGGGCGGCTGTGACGATTACTGCGGTTCAGGACGAAGACGGAACTCCTCGAGGGTACCTGAAAATCACCCGCGATATGACCGATCGGCACGAGCGCGAACAGGAACTCGAGAACGAACTTCAGCGAGTATTTGATCGGATCTCCGACGGCTTCTACGCGGTCGACGAGGAGTTCCGGTTTACGATCGTCAACGAACGGGCGGAAGAACTCCTCCAGCGCTCGGAAGCGGACCTGCTCGGAGAGACCGTCTGGGATGTGTTTCCCGATGCGCGTGATTCTCAAGGATTCGACGAGTTTTCTCGAGCGCTCGCAACCGGCGTGTCGAGAACGTACGAAGAGAACTTTTCTGGGACGTGGTTCGAGGTGACCGTTTACCCGTCCGCCAGCGGGCTCTCGGTATACTTCCAAGACGTCACCGAACGGAAAGAGCGTGAGCGGGAGTTAGAGCGGTACGAACAGACTATCGAAACGGTCTGGGACGGCGTGGTGACGCTCGACGCCGATGATCGGTTCGTGATGGTCAACGACGCGTTCTGTGAGATGGCCGGCTACGATCGAGAGGAGTTGCTGGGGGACCCCGTCACGCTCGTTCACGACGTGGCGATTAGTGAACGAGCCGAAGAGTTGAACGAAGACATCCTAGCAGGCGAACAGGAATACGCAACGATCGAATTCGACCTCGAGACTGCGGACGGTGAGATAATTCCCGTCGAGGGGCGGTTCGGCCCGTACGAGCTTGAAGACGGATCGATCGGTCGAACGGGCGTCGTCCGTGACATCTCCGAGCGCAAGGAACGCGAGCGGGAACTAGCGAATTACGAGACGATCGTCGAAACGAGCCCGGTCGGCATCACGATTGTCGACAGCGACGGTGAGATGCAGTTCGCCAACGGTCGCGCTGAGGAGATATTCGGGCGAAGCATAACTCAGATCAACAACCTCAGCTTCGAGGATCCCGCATGGGACGAGGTCGCCGAAAATGGCGAACCGATCTCGCGTGACGAGTTGCCCTTCCCACGCATCATGGAATCCGAAGAACCGCTGTTCGATCAGATTAGCGGCGTGTTACGTCCAGACGGGGAGCGCGTCTGGATCTCTGTTAACGGGGCGCCGGTCTACGACGACCGCGGGGAGATCACCAGTGTCGTATTCGCCATCGAAGACATCACCGAGCAGAAGGAGCGCGATCAGGCACTCAGGGAGAGCGAGGCACGGTATCGGTCGCTGACGAATGACGTCCTCGACACGTCAGACGTGGGAACGTTCATCCTGAATTCCGACTTCGAGGTCGTCTGGATCAACGAGGCGATCGAGGAGTTCTTCGGGCTCGATCGCGAGGCGACCGTCGGTCAGAACAAACGAGCGCTCATCGAGGCGGAGATCGCGGATATCTTCGAGGAGCCCGAACGGTTCGCAAACCGCGTGACCGCCACCTACGAGGACAACACCTACACCGAGGAGTTCGAGAGCCACGTCCTCGGGGAGGGAAGCCTCGAGGAACGCTGGGTAAACCACTGGAGTCAGCCCATCGAGTCTGGACTCTACGCTGGCGGCCGCATCGAGCATTACACCGACATCACCGAGCGCAAGGAACGCGAACGGGCGCTCGAGGAGTCCGAGCGGCGCTACCGAACGCTCGTCGAGAACTTCCCAAACGGTGCAGTTGGTCTCTTCGACGATGACCTGCGGTATACGGTCATCGGTGGGGAGCTGTTGGACGCGACCGGTGTCTCTCCGGAGGATCGGATCGGAAACAGCGTCTACGACATCTATCCAGACGATATCGTTGAGGAGATCGAGCCGTACTTCGAGGCCGCGCTGGAAGGCGAGGCGAACTCGTTTGAGGTCGAGTTTCGCGATCGAGACTTGTTCGCTTACACCTTGCCCATCAGAAACGACGATGGAGGAGTGTTTGCGGGGATGCTCGTCATTCAGGACGTTACCGAACGACGGGAGTACCAGCGCAAACTCGAGGAGTCGAACGAGCGGTTAGAGCAGTTCGCTTACGCCGTCTCCCACGACCTCCAGGAGCCACTGCGAATGGTCACGAGCTACATCAAGCTGATCGAGAGCCGGTACGGTGATAAGCTCGACGAGGACGGTGAAGAGTTCCTCGAATTCGCCGTCGACGGCGCCGAGCGGATGCGGGAGATGATCGAGGGGCTCCTCGAGTACTCGCGTATCGAAACGCGTGGCGATCCGTTCGAACCGGTCGACCTCGACGACATCCTTGACAACGTTCGCGAAGATCTCCAGATGCGGATCGACGAGAGTAACGCCGAAATCACGACCGACGATCTCCCGCGGGTAGATGGCGACGA
- a CDS encoding trimeric intracellular cation channel family protein has translation MSQDVVATLFGDPFAVMNTIGLIAFALVGSSKAIREEFDLFGIAVVGLAMAFAGGMTRDLLVSRVPLALQSLIEVSLGLLGVGLAVALSAVLPAPDTHPITLVSDAIGLAAFATTGAIVAAEANVPAVGIVAIATINAVGGGAVADVLLDRSPYILFDDFYASCAVLGGSAYWAVASMGVAASTAAVVCAVVTVGTRLAAVTYGWDLPTLQKLGVVRS, from the coding sequence ATGAGCCAGGACGTCGTCGCCACGCTATTCGGCGACCCGTTCGCCGTGATGAACACGATCGGCCTGATCGCGTTCGCACTCGTCGGGTCGTCCAAGGCGATCCGTGAGGAGTTCGATCTGTTCGGAATCGCCGTCGTCGGTCTGGCCATGGCGTTTGCCGGTGGGATGACGCGGGATCTCCTCGTGAGCCGGGTACCACTGGCCCTTCAGTCGCTGATCGAAGTCAGTCTGGGTCTGCTCGGAGTCGGTCTGGCGGTCGCGTTGAGCGCCGTACTGCCGGCGCCGGACACTCATCCGATCACGCTCGTTTCGGACGCCATCGGACTCGCCGCCTTCGCGACGACCGGTGCCATCGTCGCAGCCGAGGCGAACGTTCCAGCGGTCGGTATCGTCGCCATTGCGACGATCAACGCGGTGGGGGGCGGTGCAGTCGCAGACGTCCTCCTCGATCGCTCCCCGTACATCCTCTTCGACGATTTCTACGCGAGCTGTGCAGTGCTGGGTGGGAGTGCGTACTGGGCGGTGGCGAGCATGGGAGTTGCTGCGAGCACTGCTGCGGTGGTGTGTGCAGTAGTGACCGTCGGGACGCGGTTAGCGGCGGTCACGTACGGCTGGGACCTCCCCACGTTGCAGAAACTGGGGGTAGTACGTAGCTGA
- a CDS encoding universal stress protein has translation MPVTIETVLLPVSDSDEDRLNRLVDAVLEIAAPTDATVVVAHAIPDEDDSIVTTIPAISGGNYPQVLSRPEYDDLLDQYPDDDQSVDDVVAEHETVQSVTDRLDDASVEYAVCGAVGDPSEAILELADDVDADRLVVGGSRRSPTDKAVFGSLSQTLLLDASCPVTFVHGD, from the coding sequence ATGCCCGTGACCATCGAGACAGTCCTGCTGCCAGTCAGCGACTCGGACGAGGACCGCCTCAATCGGCTCGTCGACGCCGTCCTGGAGATCGCCGCTCCGACTGATGCCACCGTCGTGGTGGCTCATGCCATTCCGGACGAGGACGACAGCATCGTGACCACCATCCCAGCGATCAGCGGTGGTAACTACCCGCAGGTCCTCTCCCGTCCCGAGTACGACGACCTGCTCGACCAGTACCCCGACGACGACCAGTCCGTCGACGACGTCGTCGCCGAGCACGAGACGGTGCAGTCGGTGACGGACCGCCTCGACGACGCCAGCGTCGAGTACGCAGTCTGCGGCGCGGTCGGCGACCCCAGCGAGGCGATCCTCGAACTCGCCGATGACGTCGACGCCGACCGACTTGTCGTCGGCGGCAGCCGCCGGAGCCCGACCGACAAGGCCGTTTTCGGGAGCCTGTCGCAGACGCTGCTCCTCGATGCGTCCTGTCCCGTGACCTTCGTCCACGGTGATTGA
- a CDS encoding MFS transporter gives MSESYSESFTWSKLLTLVLIGIIPSFSGALINPTIPAIQQTFSHVPNSETLAQLVSTTSAWIVIVVAPLTGYLLDKYARKPILIAAVIIYGAGTSIAFFLDSIYLILATRILDGIAVGALMVTVPTLIADYYSGGRRESVMGYYGAVQAGGGAVAAVLGGYIAGALGWRYIFLVFAGALLFVPPIIRLLPEPDIQESQQDDEISRLEAVAKLVRESPAKLIAGIYFLVLFGMLTNNLIMIEVPYYLQGSLGVSDSQTGLIISGVMIASVVMASMYGRIKQHFRHITLLTAAFTFASLGFLLFTSVELLPVVLVGIIVAGGMGMGLLLPTVNDWIASIVQEEVRGRALSGVTMMMYGGFALSPFAPMPLVDAFGRVGMLRTAGFLLLIVAGVLVTAWFVSRSSAPLTPDGTLSDD, from the coding sequence ATGTCGGAGAGCTACTCGGAGTCCTTCACCTGGTCGAAACTCCTGACACTGGTGTTGATCGGGATCATCCCCTCGTTCTCCGGGGCGCTAATCAACCCGACTATCCCCGCGATCCAGCAGACGTTCTCGCACGTGCCGAACTCGGAGACGCTGGCACAGCTGGTCAGCACGACGTCCGCGTGGATCGTAATCGTCGTCGCGCCCCTCACGGGGTACCTGCTCGACAAGTACGCCCGCAAGCCGATCCTTATTGCCGCAGTCATCATCTACGGGGCCGGGACGAGCATTGCGTTCTTCCTCGATTCGATCTACCTGATCCTCGCGACGCGCATCCTCGACGGCATCGCCGTCGGCGCGCTCATGGTGACCGTCCCGACGCTCATCGCCGACTACTACTCCGGCGGTCGCCGCGAGTCGGTCATGGGGTACTACGGCGCCGTGCAGGCCGGGGGTGGCGCCGTCGCGGCCGTCCTCGGTGGGTACATCGCAGGGGCGCTCGGCTGGCGATACATCTTCCTCGTCTTCGCAGGGGCGCTGCTGTTCGTCCCGCCGATCATCCGGCTCCTGCCCGAGCCCGACATCCAGGAATCCCAGCAGGACGACGAGATCAGCCGGCTCGAGGCCGTGGCGAAGCTCGTGCGGGAGTCGCCCGCGAAATTGATCGCAGGCATCTACTTCCTCGTGCTGTTCGGCATGCTGACGAACAACCTCATCATGATCGAGGTCCCGTACTACCTTCAGGGGTCGCTCGGCGTCAGCGATTCCCAGACCGGTCTGATAATCTCGGGCGTCATGATCGCCAGCGTGGTCATGGCCTCGATGTACGGCCGCATCAAACAGCACTTCCGTCACATCACCCTCTTGACGGCCGCGTTTACCTTCGCGTCCCTGGGCTTCCTGCTGTTCACTTCCGTGGAACTCCTCCCGGTCGTGCTCGTCGGCATCATCGTCGCCGGCGGGATGGGAATGGGTCTCCTCCTTCCCACGGTGAACGACTGGATCGCGTCGATCGTTCAGGAGGAGGTTCGTGGACGGGCACTCAGCGGCGTGACGATGATGATGTACGGCGGGTTCGCCCTCTCGCCGTTCGCTCCGATGCCGCTGGTCGACGCGTTCGGGCGCGTGGGGATGCTCCGAACTGCCGGCTTCCTGCTGCTCATCGTCGCTGGCGTCCTCGTGACGGCCTGGTTCGTCAGTCGATCCAGTGCGCCTTTGACGCCGGACGGGACGCTCTCTGACGACTGA
- a CDS encoding bile acid:sodium symporter family protein, with amino-acid sequence MEAVSPATLVDPLVTAFVLATMLSVGLDLRPDDVVQSVGQWRLLARSALVNLVGVPALTLIALLVAPVETEYAVGLLVIAVSPGAPFGPKLAEISDSDVAFASGLMVVLATASVLTVPASLALLVPGSVDVDLVAIARIVVVVQLVPLLAGFALRVRDRAFASRLYAPTRRLSTGLLLVLIALLVVINADAISRLVGTGVLAVSSVVVVGSMVAGYASGGPDRSMREALATSTTARNAAVALLVATTSFPSPAVFVTIVAFSLVSVAVPGIAAGAWRVRSASFDAV; translated from the coding sequence ATGGAGGCCGTCAGTCCTGCTACGCTCGTGGATCCGCTGGTCACGGCGTTCGTCCTCGCGACTATGCTCTCGGTCGGGCTCGACTTGCGACCGGACGACGTGGTGCAATCCGTCGGTCAGTGGCGCTTGCTCGCGCGGTCCGCCCTCGTGAACCTCGTCGGCGTTCCCGCGCTGACGCTGATCGCGCTCCTCGTAGCGCCGGTCGAGACGGAGTACGCGGTCGGGTTGCTCGTGATCGCCGTCTCCCCGGGCGCGCCCTTCGGACCGAAACTCGCCGAGATATCGGACAGCGACGTCGCCTTCGCGAGCGGGCTCATGGTCGTTCTGGCGACGGCCTCCGTTCTCACCGTCCCGGCGTCGCTTGCGCTGCTCGTGCCGGGGAGCGTGGACGTCGATCTGGTCGCCATCGCACGGATAGTCGTTGTCGTTCAGCTCGTACCGCTGCTCGCCGGCTTTGCCCTGCGAGTCCGCGATCGAGCGTTCGCCTCGAGGCTATACGCTCCGACGCGCCGACTCTCGACCGGGTTACTGCTCGTCCTGATCGCGCTCCTGGTGGTGATCAACGCCGACGCGATCAGCCGGCTCGTCGGGACCGGCGTGTTAGCCGTCTCGTCCGTCGTCGTGGTCGGGTCGATGGTCGCAGGGTACGCCTCCGGCGGCCCTGATCGTTCCATGCGAGAGGCCCTCGCGACGTCGACGACCGCTCGAAACGCGGCCGTCGCGTTGCTCGTCGCGACCACGAGCTTCCCCTCGCCGGCGGTCTTCGTGACGATCGTCGCGTTCAGTCTCGTGAGCGTCGCCGTTCCGGGAATCGCCGCTGGAGCGTGGCGAGTTCGGTCAGCGTCGTTCGACGCCGTCTGA
- a CDS encoding mannonate dehydratase, translating to MVRPALVLPPEPDERWQLAKQMGVTDTVIHPLEIGDDKTTWTYDELRGLRNWLEDAGLNFSVLEGSVPLTDRVRLGLDGRDEDIAEFKQFVRDCGDLGIPVICYDWMAGVRWARTEAHVESRGGSYVTGYDNAKMQGGPEVPAAERTHEEIFEALAYFLEEVVPVAEEAGVKLGLHPDDPPRESVRDVPRVVNSVENYERILDVVDSEHNGVTFCQGNFAAMGADVPAAIRQFGDRINFVHFRDVEGDADQFVETWHDDGPTDMHAAMAAFEEAVDDDVPMRPDHVPTMAGEDNSNPGYHTKGRLFAIGYMRGLRDSLE from the coding sequence ATGGTTCGACCTGCCCTCGTGCTCCCACCGGAGCCCGACGAGCGGTGGCAACTAGCCAAGCAAATGGGCGTGACGGACACCGTGATCCACCCGCTGGAGATCGGCGACGACAAGACGACGTGGACGTACGACGAGCTCCGCGGCCTCCGCAACTGGCTCGAGGACGCCGGCCTGAACTTCTCCGTCCTCGAGGGCAGCGTCCCGCTGACCGACCGCGTCCGCCTCGGCCTGGACGGACGCGACGAGGACATCGCCGAGTTCAAACAGTTCGTCCGGGACTGCGGCGACCTCGGCATCCCCGTTATCTGCTACGACTGGATGGCCGGGGTGCGGTGGGCGCGGACCGAAGCGCACGTCGAGTCCCGCGGCGGCTCGTACGTGACCGGCTACGACAACGCGAAGATGCAGGGCGGGCCGGAAGTACCCGCCGCCGAGCGCACTCACGAGGAGATCTTCGAGGCGCTGGCGTACTTCCTCGAGGAGGTCGTCCCCGTCGCCGAGGAGGCTGGCGTGAAGCTCGGCCTGCACCCCGACGACCCGCCGCGGGAGTCCGTCCGCGACGTCCCCCGGGTCGTCAACAGCGTCGAGAACTACGAGCGGATCCTGGACGTCGTCGACAGCGAGCACAACGGCGTCACGTTCTGCCAGGGCAACTTCGCGGCGATGGGCGCCGACGTCCCCGCAGCGATCCGGCAGTTCGGCGACCGGATCAACTTCGTCCACTTCCGCGACGTCGAGGGCGACGCCGACCAGTTCGTCGAGACCTGGCACGACGACGGTCCGACGGACATGCACGCGGCGATGGCCGCCTTCGAGGAGGCCGTCGACGACGACGTCCCCATGCGCCCCGACCACGTCCCCACGATGGCCGGCGAGGACAACTCCAACCCCGGCTACCACACGAAGGGCCGCCTGTTCGCCATCGGCTACATGCGCGGCCTGCGGGACTCGCTCGAGTAG
- a CDS encoding glycoside hydrolase family 2 protein — translation MQLLAYPRESTALDGEWQAIPDQYEMFRDYFDDFVEDEDGDSAALPDEDGQPALSFESIYEPSASGDDDITDFNIYDGYSMRVPSSWGEEMPEFRHFEGWMWFARTFDRDEIEEDDRTFLRFGAVNYKAEVWLNGERLGEHEGGYTPFTFEITDHLQDGENALVVRVDNKRYEDGIPNESTDWFNFGGINRSVELVSVPESYVRNFKVETTLSDDAVDVDVSAWIDGGATADAATAEIPELGVESELSSAGDDRLTATFSLSASDVDLWSPSNPKLYTVRVEYDGDAVEDRVGFREVSAGGGEVRVNGESIALRGIALHEEVAGKGRALGIDDVRTRFQWINELGCNFARLAHYPHTEEMARTADEEGILLWEEVPAYWDINFGDEEIQELYRQQLRELIQRDWNRASVALWSIANETDHNDETRNEVLPQMADYVRDLDDTRLVTAACFVDETDDGLVLNDPLEEHLDVVGVNEYFGWYYGDADDMKHFRDDPEGTPIVISETGGGAKWGNHGTEEDRWTEEFQAAIYRDQTEAAAATEQIAGISPWILFDFRAPMRQNEYQRGYNRKGVVDQHGRKKQAFHVLREFYESGRLE, via the coding sequence ATGCAGTTGCTAGCCTACCCCAGAGAGTCGACTGCGCTCGACGGCGAGTGGCAGGCGATTCCCGACCAGTACGAGATGTTCCGGGACTACTTCGACGACTTCGTCGAGGACGAGGACGGCGACAGCGCGGCGCTCCCCGACGAGGACGGGCAGCCGGCCCTGAGCTTCGAGTCCATCTACGAGCCGAGCGCGTCCGGCGACGACGACATCACCGACTTCAACATCTACGACGGCTACTCGATGCGCGTCCCCTCGAGCTGGGGCGAAGAGATGCCCGAGTTCCGCCACTTCGAGGGGTGGATGTGGTTCGCGCGGACGTTCGACCGCGACGAGATCGAGGAGGACGACCGCACCTTCCTGCGGTTCGGCGCGGTCAACTACAAGGCCGAGGTCTGGCTGAACGGCGAGCGACTGGGCGAGCACGAGGGCGGCTACACGCCCTTCACCTTCGAGATCACCGACCACCTTCAGGACGGCGAGAACGCGCTGGTGGTCCGGGTGGACAACAAGCGCTACGAGGACGGCATCCCCAACGAGTCGACGGACTGGTTCAACTTCGGCGGCATCAACCGCTCCGTCGAGCTCGTCTCCGTCCCCGAGTCCTACGTCAGGAACTTCAAGGTCGAGACGACCCTCTCCGACGACGCCGTCGACGTGGACGTGTCGGCCTGGATCGACGGCGGCGCGACGGCGGACGCGGCCACGGCCGAGATCCCGGAGCTGGGCGTCGAATCGGAGCTCTCGTCCGCCGGCGACGACCGGCTCACTGCGACGTTCTCCCTCTCCGCGTCCGACGTCGACCTGTGGAGCCCGTCGAACCCGAAGTTGTACACGGTCCGCGTCGAGTACGACGGGGACGCCGTCGAGGACCGCGTCGGCTTCCGCGAGGTGTCCGCGGGCGGCGGCGAGGTCCGCGTCAACGGCGAGTCGATCGCGCTCCGCGGCATCGCGCTCCACGAGGAAGTCGCCGGCAAGGGACGCGCGCTCGGCATCGACGACGTGCGGACCCGCTTCCAGTGGATCAACGAACTCGGCTGTAACTTCGCCCGACTGGCGCACTATCCCCACACCGAGGAGATGGCCCGGACGGCGGACGAGGAGGGCATCCTCCTCTGGGAGGAGGTGCCAGCCTACTGGGACATCAACTTCGGCGACGAGGAGATCCAGGAGCTGTACCGACAGCAGCTCCGCGAGCTGATCCAGCGCGACTGGAACCGCGCGTCGGTGGCGCTGTGGTCGATCGCCAACGAGACCGACCACAACGACGAGACCAGAAACGAGGTGCTCCCGCAGATGGCCGACTACGTCCGCGACCTCGACGACACGCGGCTCGTGACCGCCGCGTGCTTCGTCGACGAGACCGACGACGGGCTCGTCCTCAACGACCCGCTCGAGGAGCACCTGGACGTCGTCGGCGTCAACGAGTACTTCGGCTGGTACTACGGGGACGCCGACGACATGAAGCACTTCCGTGACGATCCCGAGGGCACGCCGATCGTCATCTCCGAGACCGGCGGCGGCGCCAAGTGGGGTAACCACGGGACCGAGGAGGACCGCTGGACCGAGGAGTTCCAGGCCGCGATCTACCGCGATCAGACCGAAGCCGCCGCCGCTACCGAGCAGATCGCCGGCATCTCGCCGTGGATCCTCTTCGACTTTCGGGCGCCGATGCGTCAGAACGAGTATCAGCGGGGCTACAACCGGAAGGGCGTTGTGGACCAGCACGGCCGCAAGAAGCAGGCGTTCCACGTCCTCCGGGAGTTCTACGAGTCGGGCCGGCTGGAGTAG
- a CDS encoding SDR family oxidoreductase, with translation MTVPNDFDIDGKVCVITGGSGVLGSEMAKAIGENGGKVALLARGEAELEETRAELADRGIDAMAIPASVLDRAELDAAAETVVDEYGRIDVLVNAAGGNHPDATTGDDTSFFDLPKEGLESVVNVNFVGTVLASQAFGEYMVEQGEGAILNVSSMNAFTPLTKIPGYSGAKAAVSNFTEWLAVHMAQEYSPDIRVNAIAPGFFLTEQNRYLLIDEETGEYTDRGQSIIDHTPQGRFGDPEDLSTTVLWLIAPGSEFVTGTVIPIDGGFSAFSGV, from the coding sequence ATGACTGTCCCAAACGACTTCGACATCGACGGCAAGGTTTGCGTGATCACCGGCGGATCTGGCGTCCTCGGCTCCGAGATGGCGAAAGCGATCGGTGAGAACGGCGGCAAGGTCGCGCTCCTCGCCCGTGGCGAAGCGGAGCTCGAGGAGACACGCGCCGAACTCGCGGACCGGGGAATCGACGCCATGGCCATTCCGGCATCGGTGCTCGACCGCGCCGAACTGGACGCGGCCGCCGAGACGGTCGTCGACGAGTACGGACGCATCGACGTGCTCGTCAACGCCGCCGGCGGGAACCACCCCGACGCGACGACGGGGGATGACACCTCCTTCTTCGACCTGCCGAAGGAGGGCCTCGAGAGCGTCGTGAACGTCAACTTCGTGGGGACGGTCCTCGCGTCGCAGGCCTTCGGCGAGTACATGGTCGAGCAGGGAGAGGGGGCGATCCTGAACGTCTCGTCGATGAACGCGTTCACGCCCCTGACAAAGATTCCGGGGTACTCGGGCGCGAAGGCCGCCGTCTCGAACTTCACCGAGTGGCTGGCCGTCCACATGGCACAGGAGTACTCCCCGGACATCCGCGTGAACGCGATCGCGCCGGGGTTCTTCCTCACCGAACAGAACCGATACCTGCTGATCGACGAGGAGACCGGCGAGTACACGGACCGCGGGCAGTCGATCATCGACCACACCCCGCAGGGCAGGTTCGGCGATCCGGAGGACCTCTCGACGACCGTGTTGTGGCTGATCGCGCCTGGTTCCGAGTTCGTCACCGGGACGGTGATCCCGATCGACGGCGGGTTCTCCGCGTTCAGCGGCGTCTGA